Proteins found in one Perca fluviatilis chromosome 9, GENO_Pfluv_1.0, whole genome shotgun sequence genomic segment:
- the march2 gene encoding E3 ubiquitin-protein ligase MARCHF2 isoform X2 yields the protein MTTGGCCHLPGSLCDCASSAGLWKSAEEAGGEGCQALYVTQVTSMDGRLLSSVLKPMSAQSDGPICRICHEGGSSEGLLSPCNCTGTLGTVHRSCLEKWLSSSNTSYCELCHTEFSIERRPRPLTEWLHDPGPRNEKRTLFCDMVCFLFITPLAAISGWLCLRGAQDHLQLGSWLQAVGLIALTIALFTIYVLWTLVSFRYHCQLYSEWRRTNQKVRLLIPEAKESNSSQHSLLSTKLMKKSANESIV from the exons ATGACGACAGGCGGGTGTTGCCACCTGCCTGGCTCTCTGTGTGACTGCGCAAGCAGCGCTGGCCTGTGGAAGAGCGCGGAGGAAGCGGGTGGTGAAGGGTGCCAGGCGCTCTACGTCACCCAGGTCACGTCCATGGATGGACGGTTGCTCTCCTCTGTGCTCAAACCTATGAGCGCGCAAAG TGATGGTCCCATCTGCCGTATTTGCCACGAAGGCGGCAGCAGCGAGGGCCTCCTGTCTCCGTGCAACTGCACAGGCACCCTGGGCACGGTGCACAGGAGCTGCTTGGAGAAGTGGCTGTCCTCCTCCAACACCAGCTACTGTGAGCTCTGCCACACAGAGTTCAGCATCGAGCGCCGGCCGAGGCCTCTCACAGAG TGGCTGCACGACCCCGGCCCTCGTAATGAGAAGAGGACGCTGTTCTGTGACATGGTGTGCTTTCTGTTCATCACGCCCCTAGCAGCCATTTCGGGCTGGCTGTGCCTGAGGGGCGCTCAGGACCATCTTCAACTGGGGAGCTGGCTGCAGGCCGTGGGCCTCATCGCCCTCACCATCGCCCTCTTCACCATCTATGTTCTGTGGACCCTG GTATCTTTCCGCTACCACTGTCAGCTGTACTCTGAGTGGAGAAGAACAAATCAGAAAGTACGTCTGCTCATTCCTGAAGCCAAGGAGTCTAACTCTTCCCAGCATTCCTTGCTCTCTACCAAACTGATGAAGAAGTCCGCCAATGAGAGTATAGTATGA
- the LOC120564862 gene encoding ras-related protein Rab-11B-like, with the protein MGTRDDEYDYLFKVVLIGDSGVGKSNLLSRFTRNEFNLESKSTIGVEFATRSIQVDGKTIKAQIWDTAGQERYRAITSAYYRGAVGALLVYDIAKHLTYENVERWLKELRDHADNNIVIMQVGNKSDLRHLRAVPTDEARAFAEKNAISFIETSALDSTNVEEAFKSILTEIYRIVSQKQISDRSGNDESPGNNVVDISLPPTTDGQRGNKLPCCQSL; encoded by the exons ATGGGAACCCGAGATGACGAATACGACTATTTGTTCAAAG TCGTACTAATCGGAGACTCTGGCGTGGGGAAGAGTAACCTGCTGTCCCGCTTCACAAGAAATGAGTTCAACCTGGAGAGCAAGAGCACCATTGGGGTGGAGTTTGCCACCCGCAGCATCCAGGTGGACGGCAAGACGATAAAGGCTCAAATTTGGGACACAGCTGGACAGGAACGCTACAGAGCAATCACCTCAGC GTACTACCGGGGTGCAGTTGGAGCTCTCCTGGTTTACGACATCGCCAAGCACCTGACATACGAAAATGTCGAGCGCTGGCTGAAGGAGCTGAGGGACCACGCTGACAACAACATCGTCATCATGCAGGTCGGAAACAAGAGCGACCTGCGCCACCTCAGGGCAGTGCCCACTGATGAGGCCCGAGCCTTCGCAG AAAAGAACGCTATCTCATTCATTGAAACCTCCGCCTTGGACTCCACTAATGTGGAAGAAGCCTTTAAGAGCATTCTCACAG aaatctACCGTATTGTATCTCAGAAGCAAATATCGGACAGATCTGGAAATGATGAGTCTCCAGGCAACAATGTAGTGGACATAAGCCTCCCCCCAACCACAGACGGGCAGAGGGGCAACAAACTCCCTTGCTGCCAAAGCCTGTGA
- the march2 gene encoding E3 ubiquitin-protein ligase MARCHF2 isoform X1, with protein MTTGGCCHLPGSLCDCASSAGLWKSAEEAGGEGCQALYVTQVTSMDGRLLSSVLKPMSAQSDGPICRICHEGGSSEGLLSPCNCTGTLGTVHRSCLEKWLSSSNTSYCELCHTEFSIERRPRPLTEVTKWLHDPGPRNEKRTLFCDMVCFLFITPLAAISGWLCLRGAQDHLQLGSWLQAVGLIALTIALFTIYVLWTLVSFRYHCQLYSEWRRTNQKVRLLIPEAKESNSSQHSLLSTKLMKKSANESIV; from the exons ATGACGACAGGCGGGTGTTGCCACCTGCCTGGCTCTCTGTGTGACTGCGCAAGCAGCGCTGGCCTGTGGAAGAGCGCGGAGGAAGCGGGTGGTGAAGGGTGCCAGGCGCTCTACGTCACCCAGGTCACGTCCATGGATGGACGGTTGCTCTCCTCTGTGCTCAAACCTATGAGCGCGCAAAG TGATGGTCCCATCTGCCGTATTTGCCACGAAGGCGGCAGCAGCGAGGGCCTCCTGTCTCCGTGCAACTGCACAGGCACCCTGGGCACGGTGCACAGGAGCTGCTTGGAGAAGTGGCTGTCCTCCTCCAACACCAGCTACTGTGAGCTCTGCCACACAGAGTTCAGCATCGAGCGCCGGCCGAGGCCTCTCACAGAGGTAACAAAG TGGCTGCACGACCCCGGCCCTCGTAATGAGAAGAGGACGCTGTTCTGTGACATGGTGTGCTTTCTGTTCATCACGCCCCTAGCAGCCATTTCGGGCTGGCTGTGCCTGAGGGGCGCTCAGGACCATCTTCAACTGGGGAGCTGGCTGCAGGCCGTGGGCCTCATCGCCCTCACCATCGCCCTCTTCACCATCTATGTTCTGTGGACCCTG GTATCTTTCCGCTACCACTGTCAGCTGTACTCTGAGTGGAGAAGAACAAATCAGAAAGTACGTCTGCTCATTCCTGAAGCCAAGGAGTCTAACTCTTCCCAGCATTCCTTGCTCTCTACCAAACTGATGAAGAAGTCCGCCAATGAGAGTATAGTATGA